The Roseimicrobium gellanilyticum genome includes a region encoding these proteins:
- a CDS encoding DUF1254 domain-containing protein, which produces MQLSQAFLTLGTSLTLATLAHAAEPVPVTVDNFIRAESDLYFTNLLKDSGGVLGKFNHRREPASIEKQTVIRLNRDTLYSSALVDLDAGPVTVTLPDAGKRFRSLMLINQDHYVPDVSYESGTYRVDKDKAGTRYAVIGIRTLVDPADPKDIAEVHALQDALKIEQPGGPGKFEVPQWDPVSQKKVRDALLVLGSTMPDFKKAFGTKETVDPIRHLLGSAMGWGGNPDKDAVYLNITPKLNDGETVYKLVVKDVPVESFWSVSVYNAEGYYQKNEQNAYTINSITGKKGADGSITIQFGGYDGKTPNCIPITKGWNYTVRLYRPKKEILDGTWTFPEPQPVK; this is translated from the coding sequence ATGCAACTCTCACAAGCATTTCTAACGCTCGGAACATCTCTGACCCTCGCCACTTTGGCTCACGCCGCAGAACCCGTCCCCGTGACCGTGGACAATTTCATCCGTGCGGAGTCCGATCTTTACTTCACCAACCTCCTGAAAGACAGCGGCGGAGTCCTTGGCAAATTCAACCACCGTCGCGAGCCAGCATCCATCGAGAAACAGACGGTCATCCGGCTGAACCGTGACACGCTTTATTCCTCCGCGCTCGTCGACTTGGATGCTGGCCCTGTGACTGTGACGTTGCCGGACGCGGGGAAACGTTTCCGGTCACTCATGCTGATCAATCAGGACCACTACGTGCCGGACGTCAGCTATGAGTCCGGGACCTACAGGGTGGACAAGGACAAGGCTGGCACGCGCTACGCCGTGATAGGCATTCGCACACTGGTGGATCCTGCCGACCCGAAAGACATCGCCGAAGTGCACGCGTTGCAGGATGCTTTGAAAATCGAGCAGCCTGGTGGCCCGGGAAAATTTGAGGTGCCGCAGTGGGATCCGGTGAGTCAGAAGAAGGTACGGGATGCGCTGCTGGTACTCGGATCCACCATGCCGGACTTCAAGAAGGCCTTCGGCACGAAGGAGACCGTGGACCCCATCCGCCATTTGCTGGGCAGCGCCATGGGCTGGGGTGGCAATCCCGACAAGGATGCGGTGTATCTCAATATCACGCCGAAGCTGAATGATGGTGAAACGGTGTACAAACTCGTGGTGAAGGACGTGCCGGTCGAGTCCTTCTGGTCGGTGAGCGTGTACAATGCTGAGGGCTACTACCAGAAGAACGAACAGAACGCCTACACCATCAACAGCATCACGGGGAAGAAGGGCGCGGATGGTTCCATCACCATCCAGTTCGGTGGGTACGACGGCAAGACGCCCAACTGCATTCCCATCACCAAGGGCTGGAACTACACCGTGCGTCTCTACCGCCCCAAGAAGGAAATCCTCGACGGCACCTGGACTTTTCCCGAGCCGCAGCCGGTGAAGTGA
- a CDS encoding HAD family hydrolase, producing MKNPIHLMPLILVAWSMQAGAADPLPSWNDTSPKKAIIAFVEKVTKEGSADFVPVPERIAVFDNDGTLWTELPEYFQGIFVNDRIKAMAPQHPEWKTEEPYASILKGDVKKALAGGEKALLDLVMATHAGMTTDEFDKQVTDWLATAKHPKTGRPFTEMVFQPMLELLDYLRANGFKTFIVSGGGIEFMRPWTEKVYGIPPEQVVGSTGGLKYELRDGKPVIVKTPSLVLNDDKEGKPVGIQRHIGRRPIFAAGNSDGDFQMLEWTTTGSGARFGLIVHHTDAERECAYDRKSPFGKLDKGLDEAPKRGWTLVNMKDDWAAIYPEKK from the coding sequence ATGAAGAATCCCATCCACTTGATGCCACTCATCCTGGTGGCGTGGTCCATGCAGGCAGGAGCTGCGGACCCGCTTCCCTCCTGGAACGACACTTCGCCGAAGAAGGCCATCATCGCCTTCGTGGAAAAGGTGACGAAGGAAGGCTCTGCCGACTTCGTGCCAGTGCCGGAACGCATCGCGGTGTTCGACAATGACGGCACGCTCTGGACGGAGCTGCCGGAGTATTTCCAGGGCATTTTCGTCAATGATCGGATCAAGGCCATGGCTCCGCAGCATCCCGAATGGAAAACGGAGGAGCCCTACGCCTCCATCCTGAAGGGTGATGTGAAGAAGGCACTGGCCGGTGGAGAGAAAGCTCTTCTGGACCTGGTCATGGCCACCCATGCAGGGATGACCACGGACGAGTTCGACAAACAGGTCACCGACTGGCTCGCGACGGCGAAGCATCCCAAAACAGGAAGACCCTTTACCGAGATGGTCTTCCAGCCGATGCTGGAGCTGCTCGACTATCTGCGCGCGAATGGCTTCAAGACCTTCATCGTTTCCGGGGGTGGCATTGAGTTCATGCGTCCCTGGACGGAGAAGGTGTACGGCATCCCCCCGGAGCAGGTGGTGGGCTCCACCGGTGGCCTGAAGTACGAACTGCGTGACGGAAAGCCCGTGATTGTGAAGACACCGTCGCTTGTGCTCAACGATGACAAGGAGGGCAAGCCCGTGGGCATCCAGCGCCACATCGGCCGCCGACCGATCTTCGCTGCGGGGAACTCCGATGGGGACTTCCAGATGCTGGAGTGGACCACCACCGGCAGCGGAGCGCGCTTCGGCCTCATCGTGCATCACACGGATGCAGAGCGCGAGTGCGCCTACGACCGCAAGTCCCCCTTCGGCAAACTCGACAAAGGTCTCGATGAAGCACCCAAACGCGGCTGGACCCTGGTGAACATGAAGGACGACTGGGCCGCCATCTATCCGGAAAAGAAATAG
- the ypfJ gene encoding KPN_02809 family neutral zinc metallopeptidase — protein sequence MDWEKGEESSNLEDRRRVRPKAAVGGGLGLLAILAIGYFLGVDPNQLGQLMEGVQVGQGGGSTEVQGPVTPEEERSRRFAATILGFTEKVWEQQFQTIGQQYKAPRMVLFTERVQTGCGLAPAAVGPFYCPADQTVYLDPSFFDELQQKLGGSAADFSQAYVIAHEVGHHVQNLLGYSDLVDQKRQTMPEAEFNRWSVRLELQADYLAGVWTHYGQQQFNFIEQGDVESAIQSANAIGDDRLQKRAGGFSSPEKYTHGTSAQRVKWFLQGFKTGDMRMLKRMFEMPYEDL from the coding sequence ATGGACTGGGAAAAAGGTGAAGAAAGCTCGAATCTGGAAGACCGTCGCCGCGTGAGGCCCAAGGCAGCCGTGGGGGGAGGCTTGGGGCTGCTGGCGATCCTGGCCATCGGTTATTTCCTTGGGGTGGATCCGAATCAGCTCGGCCAGCTCATGGAGGGAGTGCAGGTGGGGCAGGGTGGAGGGAGTACAGAGGTGCAGGGGCCAGTCACGCCCGAGGAGGAGCGCAGCCGGAGATTCGCGGCGACCATCCTGGGCTTCACAGAGAAGGTTTGGGAGCAGCAGTTCCAGACCATTGGTCAGCAGTACAAGGCACCGCGCATGGTGCTCTTCACGGAGCGTGTACAAACAGGATGTGGATTGGCGCCTGCAGCAGTGGGCCCCTTCTACTGCCCTGCGGATCAGACGGTGTATCTGGATCCTTCATTCTTTGATGAGCTGCAGCAGAAGCTCGGTGGTTCTGCTGCAGACTTCTCTCAGGCATATGTGATCGCCCATGAGGTGGGGCACCATGTGCAAAACTTGCTTGGCTACAGTGATCTGGTGGACCAGAAGCGGCAAACGATGCCGGAGGCGGAGTTCAACCGCTGGTCCGTGCGGCTGGAACTGCAGGCGGACTACCTCGCTGGTGTGTGGACGCATTACGGGCAGCAGCAATTCAACTTCATCGAACAGGGAGATGTGGAATCCGCCATTCAATCCGCCAACGCCATCGGGGACGATCGGCTGCAGAAACGCGCGGGCGGATTCAGCTCTCCTGAGAAGTACACGCATGGCACCTCAGCACAGCGTGTGAAGTGGTTCCTCCAGGGATTCAAGACCGGGGACATGCGCATGCTCAAGCGGATGTTCGAGATGCCCTATGAGGACCTGTAG
- a CDS encoding HdeD family acid-resistance protein, with protein MKATLLHQLAQSWGWILLRGILAILFGFMAFAWPLITLQVLVILYGAYVFIDGVSAVIAAIAGGTVVPRWWLAMIGAFGIIAGLAVFFWPGITALVLLIFIGVTSIVRGIFEIIGAIALRKEISNEWMLALSGVASVGFGVIMVLFPGSGAIAMVWVIAVYAVAFGLLLTGLALRLRKHAHGGRPQPA; from the coding sequence ATGAAAGCGACACTGCTGCATCAGCTCGCGCAGAGCTGGGGTTGGATCCTCCTCCGGGGTATCCTGGCGATCCTGTTCGGGTTTATGGCCTTCGCGTGGCCGCTCATCACGCTGCAGGTGCTGGTGATCCTGTACGGCGCTTATGTGTTCATTGATGGCGTCTCCGCTGTCATCGCTGCCATCGCCGGAGGCACCGTGGTGCCGCGGTGGTGGCTGGCGATGATCGGGGCATTTGGCATCATCGCCGGACTCGCGGTCTTCTTCTGGCCCGGCATCACCGCACTGGTGCTGCTCATCTTCATTGGTGTCACGTCTATTGTGCGCGGCATTTTTGAGATCATCGGGGCCATCGCCCTCCGGAAGGAGATCTCCAATGAGTGGATGCTCGCGCTGAGTGGCGTCGCGTCCGTGGGATTCGGAGTGATCATGGTGCTGTTCCCCGGTAGCGGGGCCATCGCCATGGTCTGGGTCATTGCAGTCTACGCAGTTGCCTTTGGGCTGCTGCTTACTGGTCTCGCTCTCCGTCTTCGCAAACACGCTCACGGCGGCCGCCCGCAGCCCGCATGA
- a CDS encoding arylsulfatase — translation MGLVAPGITSGQTGGKKKPNILVIFGDDIGIPQISAYTQGLMGYRTPNIDRIAKEGALFTDSYGQQSCTAGRASFILGQEPFRTGLLTIGMPGDPHGIPPWTPTIADLLKEQGYATGQYGKNHLGDRDEHLPTKHGFDEFFGNLYHLNAEEEPEGYFYPKDPEFKKKFGPRGVIKVGADGKQEDTGPLNTARMPTVDEEFLGGAKDFIQRQVKAEKPFFCWFNSTRMHIFTHLKKESLGKTGKGIHADGMVEHDGHVGQLLDLLDDLKITENTIVVYTTDNGAELALWPDGAMTMFHGEKGTTWEGGMRIPMMVRWPGVVKPGTVYNDIISLIDWAPTLLAAAGVPDVKEKLAKGYKANGKDFKVHLDGYNFMPYFEGKEPKGPRDSIMYFDQGGNLNALRWNDWKLSFAVAHGNIATGVRETPAWSLIANLRMDPYERGLEEGGGAVEFLGRNMWLIVPVQAKIKEFFSDFEQFPFQTGSTLNPAGINYGLLRQQDAMKRLKDLEGMSRPAN, via the coding sequence ATGGGACTAGTCGCGCCAGGAATCACTTCTGGGCAGACTGGTGGAAAGAAGAAACCGAACATCCTGGTCATCTTCGGGGATGACATCGGCATCCCGCAGATCAGCGCCTATACACAGGGGTTGATGGGATACCGGACTCCGAACATCGACCGCATTGCGAAAGAGGGCGCGCTCTTCACCGACTCGTACGGCCAACAGAGCTGCACGGCGGGACGAGCATCGTTCATCCTGGGGCAGGAACCCTTCCGCACTGGCCTTCTGACCATCGGCATGCCGGGGGATCCACACGGCATCCCACCGTGGACGCCGACCATCGCGGACCTGCTGAAAGAGCAAGGTTATGCGACCGGTCAGTACGGGAAGAACCATCTCGGAGACCGCGATGAACACCTTCCCACGAAGCATGGGTTTGATGAGTTCTTCGGCAATCTCTACCACTTGAATGCCGAGGAAGAACCTGAAGGTTACTTCTATCCGAAGGATCCCGAGTTCAAAAAGAAGTTCGGCCCGCGTGGCGTCATCAAAGTCGGTGCGGATGGCAAGCAGGAGGACACCGGTCCCCTGAATACCGCCCGCATGCCCACGGTGGACGAGGAGTTCCTCGGAGGCGCGAAGGACTTCATCCAGCGCCAGGTGAAGGCAGAGAAGCCTTTCTTCTGCTGGTTCAACTCTACGCGTATGCACATCTTCACGCACCTGAAGAAGGAATCGCTCGGGAAGACTGGTAAAGGCATCCATGCGGACGGTATGGTGGAGCATGATGGGCACGTGGGACAACTCCTCGACCTCCTCGACGATCTGAAGATCACGGAAAACACCATCGTGGTCTACACGACAGACAACGGCGCGGAACTCGCCCTCTGGCCCGACGGCGCCATGACCATGTTCCACGGGGAAAAGGGCACCACCTGGGAGGGTGGCATGCGCATTCCCATGATGGTTCGCTGGCCGGGCGTGGTGAAGCCGGGGACGGTGTACAATGACATCATCTCCCTCATCGACTGGGCGCCCACGCTGCTCGCAGCCGCTGGCGTGCCGGATGTGAAGGAGAAGCTGGCCAAGGGCTACAAGGCCAATGGCAAGGACTTCAAGGTGCACCTCGATGGCTACAACTTCATGCCCTACTTCGAGGGCAAGGAGCCGAAAGGTCCGCGTGATTCCATCATGTACTTCGATCAGGGCGGCAATCTCAATGCGCTGCGCTGGAACGATTGGAAGCTGAGCTTCGCTGTGGCCCATGGCAACATCGCCACCGGCGTGCGTGAGACACCCGCCTGGTCGCTCATCGCCAACCTGCGTATGGATCCGTACGAGCGTGGTCTTGAGGAGGGCGGGGGAGCGGTGGAATTCCTCGGACGCAACATGTGGTTGATCGTGCCCGTGCAGGCAAAGATCAAAGAGTTCTTCTCGGACTTCGAGCAGTTCCCCTTCCAGACTGGTTCAACGCTGAACCCTGCGGGCATCAACTACGGACTGCTGAGGCAACAGGATGCCATGAAGCGGCTGAAAGACCTCGAAGGCATGAGCAGGCCTGCAAATTGA
- a CDS encoding arylsulfatase yields the protein MKRYLKLAPVFLLAVGLLAPSFASGQGGDKGKPNILVIFGDDIGQSNISAYSRGLMGFTTPNIDRIGNEGGVFVNYYGQQSCTAGRAAFILGQCPFRTGLTKVGLPGAAVGLQKEDPTIAEFLKPLGYMTGQFGKNHLGDRDEFLPTNHGFDEFFGNLYHLNAEEEPENPDYPKDPEFKKKFGPRGVLKCTADGKIEDTGPLTKKRMETVDEEFLAGAKDFIDRSHKAGKPFFCWYNSTRMHIFTHLKPASVGKTNAGLQGDGMVEHDGMVGELLKQLDELKIADNTIVVYTTDNGAMKSMWPDGGASPFRSEKDTNWEGAFRVPALIRWPGKIKPGTNFTGLFSAEDWLTTLVAAAGGDPNLRESATKGVTAGNKTFKVHLDGYNQLDYLTGKSEKSARPEFFYFSDDGDLMAYRDERFKYAYQLQRAVGVQVWIDPLTTLRTPQIIDLHTDPYEYAIDGSAYYDNFMVTHAFLLLPSASKVAAYLQTYKDFPPRQRPASFSVDQILEKLEAGNKGK from the coding sequence ATGAAACGATACTTGAAACTAGCGCCGGTATTCTTACTGGCTGTGGGACTGCTTGCACCGAGCTTCGCCTCAGGGCAGGGCGGTGATAAGGGCAAACCGAACATCCTGGTTATCTTCGGTGATGACATCGGGCAATCGAACATCAGTGCGTACAGTCGTGGACTGATGGGATTCACCACGCCGAACATTGACCGCATCGGCAATGAGGGCGGTGTGTTTGTGAACTACTACGGTCAGCAGAGCTGCACCGCAGGCCGTGCCGCTTTCATCCTTGGCCAGTGCCCTTTCCGTACCGGTCTCACGAAGGTGGGTCTCCCCGGCGCAGCGGTGGGCTTGCAGAAGGAAGATCCGACTATCGCGGAGTTCCTGAAGCCACTCGGGTACATGACGGGACAATTCGGAAAGAACCATTTGGGCGACCGGGATGAGTTCCTTCCAACGAATCATGGTTTCGACGAGTTCTTTGGCAATCTCTACCACCTCAACGCTGAGGAGGAACCGGAGAACCCCGACTATCCAAAGGACCCGGAATTCAAGAAGAAGTTCGGACCACGCGGCGTGCTCAAGTGCACGGCCGATGGAAAGATTGAAGACACCGGCCCGCTCACCAAGAAGCGCATGGAAACCGTGGATGAGGAGTTCCTCGCTGGCGCGAAGGACTTCATCGACCGCAGTCACAAGGCAGGGAAACCCTTCTTCTGCTGGTACAACTCGACGCGGATGCACATCTTCACCCACCTCAAACCCGCGTCCGTGGGCAAGACGAATGCGGGACTTCAAGGGGATGGCATGGTTGAGCACGACGGGATGGTTGGCGAATTGCTCAAGCAGCTTGATGAGCTCAAGATCGCGGACAATACCATCGTGGTCTACACCACCGACAATGGTGCGATGAAGAGTATGTGGCCCGATGGCGGTGCGTCACCGTTCCGTTCCGAAAAGGATACAAACTGGGAAGGTGCCTTCCGTGTGCCCGCGCTCATCCGCTGGCCGGGTAAGATCAAGCCGGGGACGAACTTCACCGGCCTCTTCAGTGCGGAAGACTGGCTGACAACCCTGGTGGCTGCGGCAGGGGGCGATCCGAATCTGCGTGAAAGTGCCACCAAGGGAGTCACCGCTGGGAACAAGACCTTCAAGGTGCATCTCGATGGCTACAACCAGCTCGATTACCTGACCGGGAAGTCTGAGAAGAGTGCCCGCCCGGAGTTCTTTTACTTCAGCGATGACGGTGATCTGATGGCGTACCGTGATGAACGGTTCAAGTACGCCTACCAATTGCAGCGTGCCGTCGGCGTGCAGGTATGGATTGATCCTCTCACGACTCTGCGCACTCCGCAGATCATCGACCTCCATACGGATCCGTACGAATACGCCATCGACGGCTCGGCCTACTACGACAACTTCATGGTGACCCACGCATTCCTGCTATTACCGTCGGCATCAAAAGTCGCGGCGTATCTGCAGACCTACAAGGACTTCCCGCCGCGTCAGCGTCCGGCCTCCTTCTCGGTCGACCAGATTCTTGAGAAGCTGGAGGCGGGGAACAAGGGCAAGTGA
- a CDS encoding AAA family ATPase, whose protein sequence is MSTRDQILELKKRIGASVIGQEEVIDQLLIALLANGHLLMEGLPGLAKTRTIKTLAKNLESEFSRIQFTPDLLPSDITGTEIYTGEAGGGKFVFQNGPIFGNLILADEINRAPAKAQAALLEAMEERQVTVAGTTHKLPDLFLVLATQNPIEQEGTYPLPEAQMDRFLLHVFVGYSNDEDERKILRLVRGEDAGTKEADAAKVAAQSVFDARKEVLAVQVSDTVEKYMVAIIAATRRPGDFKQSKLSSWIKVGASPRGTLALDRGARANAWLNGRDSTTPDDVKAVVHGCLRHRIILSYEAEAEGITKDAVLDEVIKQVAVP, encoded by the coding sequence ATGAGTACACGCGACCAAATTCTCGAGCTCAAGAAGCGCATCGGCGCATCGGTCATTGGACAGGAGGAGGTGATTGATCAATTGCTCATCGCCCTGCTGGCCAATGGCCATCTCCTCATGGAGGGGTTGCCGGGCCTTGCGAAGACACGAACGATCAAGACCCTTGCCAAGAATCTGGAGAGTGAGTTCTCGCGTATCCAGTTCACGCCGGACCTGCTGCCGAGTGACATCACGGGTACCGAGATCTACACAGGCGAGGCTGGAGGCGGGAAGTTCGTATTCCAGAATGGTCCCATCTTTGGCAACCTCATCCTCGCAGACGAGATCAACCGCGCTCCTGCGAAGGCCCAGGCTGCTTTGTTGGAAGCCATGGAGGAGCGACAAGTCACCGTAGCAGGCACCACCCACAAGCTGCCTGATCTGTTCCTTGTGCTCGCGACCCAGAATCCCATTGAGCAGGAGGGTACCTATCCGCTGCCCGAGGCGCAGATGGACCGTTTCCTTCTGCACGTGTTCGTGGGTTACTCCAATGATGAGGATGAGCGGAAGATTCTGCGGCTGGTGCGCGGTGAAGATGCAGGCACGAAGGAGGCCGATGCCGCCAAAGTGGCGGCTCAGAGTGTCTTTGATGCACGCAAGGAAGTGCTGGCCGTCCAGGTGTCTGACACCGTGGAGAAGTACATGGTGGCCATCATCGCCGCCACACGCCGGCCGGGAGACTTCAAGCAATCGAAGCTGAGTTCCTGGATCAAGGTCGGCGCGAGTCCGCGTGGCACGCTGGCCCTGGACCGTGGAGCACGGGCGAACGCATGGTTGAACGGCCGCGACTCTACGACGCCGGACGATGTGAAGGCCGTGGTGCATGGGTGCCTGCGGCATCGCATCATCCTTTCCTATGAAGCCGAAGCGGAGGGCATCACGAAGGATGCAGTGCTGGATGAGGTGATCAAACAAGTGGCGGTGCCGTGA
- a CDS encoding DUF58 domain-containing protein, translating to MSATSDIKQPGVYADLDELVRLQFRARGFSFLPRQPIQSLLAGRHASRLRGRGLNFEEIRRYQMGDDIRQIDWKVTARTRKTHSRVYTEERERTTLLVVDQRLSMFFGSVKNMKSVTAAEAAALAAWRVISQKDRVGALVFNDAHIEEVRPQRSRATVMRILNAVLEQNHALSITSEQQPNAGMFNEALRRCERLAKHDALVCIISDAAGSDEESQRILTRIAQHNDVLFVFVHDPLEVALPDAGPLIFGDASGQMEVNTSSKALRERYRDTFAEHRAQGRKFLLNRETPVIPLSTTEGVAEQIQRQLGNR from the coding sequence GTGAGTGCGACTTCAGACATCAAGCAACCGGGCGTGTACGCGGACCTCGATGAACTGGTCCGTCTGCAGTTCCGTGCGCGTGGATTCAGCTTCCTGCCGAGGCAGCCGATTCAATCGCTACTCGCAGGCCGCCACGCCTCTCGCCTGCGCGGACGTGGGTTGAATTTTGAAGAAATTCGCCGCTACCAGATGGGCGACGACATCAGGCAGATTGACTGGAAGGTCACGGCACGCACACGGAAGACACACAGTCGGGTGTATACGGAGGAGCGAGAGCGAACCACCTTGCTCGTGGTGGATCAGCGGCTGAGCATGTTCTTTGGCAGCGTGAAGAACATGAAATCCGTCACTGCGGCAGAAGCAGCGGCGCTTGCGGCGTGGCGTGTCATTTCGCAGAAGGACCGGGTGGGCGCGCTGGTTTTCAATGATGCGCACATCGAGGAGGTCCGTCCACAGCGCAGTCGCGCCACGGTGATGCGCATTCTCAATGCGGTGCTGGAGCAGAATCATGCGCTCTCCATCACGAGTGAACAGCAGCCGAATGCGGGCATGTTCAACGAAGCACTGCGTCGCTGCGAGCGCCTGGCCAAGCATGATGCGCTTGTGTGCATCATCAGCGATGCCGCGGGGAGTGATGAGGAGTCGCAACGCATCCTCACTCGCATTGCCCAGCACAATGATGTGCTGTTCGTCTTTGTGCACGATCCCTTGGAAGTGGCACTACCCGATGCAGGTCCGCTCATCTTTGGAGACGCAAGTGGCCAGATGGAAGTGAACACCAGCAGCAAGGCCCTGCGCGAGCGCTATCGGGACACCTTCGCGGAGCACCGTGCCCAAGGCCGCAAGTTCCTGCTGAACCGCGAGACTCCCGTGATTCCCCTGAGTACCACCGAAGGCGTGGCTGAGCAGATCCAGCGGCAGCTGGGAAACCGGTGA